The Coleofasciculus chthonoplastes PCC 7420 region GCTAATCAGCCGGAGAAAAGGACGCTCACAGAAGACGCGATCGCGAATCATCCAAGGGTCTGTTGTAATTAAAACAATAGACGGAAAAAGTCAAGCAAAATTCATTTTTATTCAGAAATAACCATCTGATCAGTAGGCTAAGTTACTTCTGTTCGTCCGTTTTGATGTCAAAACATTTAACCCTAGAACCTTGGTCTCTTGTTTCATTGATAATTCCGATAGTCTATCCATGGCGATGGTGATTGAGTTGTGCCAAGCCATCTCTGGAGAAATTAGACTACAGCCCTTGCTCTCAACCTTAATCCAGATAGCCTTTGAGACAACAGAGGCTCAAAGCGTTACCCTGATTTTGCCTCAGCCGGAGGGTTTAGTTGTAGCGGCTAGGGGGGTAAGGGGTACGAACCCAAGCATTTTGCCCCTGACTCCCATTGAATCCAGCCCGGAGATTCCCCTGATGCTGGTTGAATATGTATGGCATCATCCAGACATTTTGATCGTCTCAGACGATACGACAGATATTAAACGATGGTCAATGATCGCACTGAATCTGGGAGATGAGGGAAATGAGAGTGGGTTTAGTACCATCAGGGCGGGAAACAAAGATAATAGTGAAACCCGCCCCTACAACCTCAACACTCAAAACTCAACACGTTCCCCATTGAGTGTATTATGTGCGCCATTAACAGTTGGTAATCAGGGGATTGGTATTCTTTACCTAGAAAATAATCAAACCAGAGGCGTATTTACGCGCGATCGCGTGGCGATTGTTCAACTCCTGTGCGTCCAAGCTGCATCGGCGCTAAAAAATGCTCAAGCCTACAACCATCTAGAAAACCATTCGCGAATCCTGGAGAACACGGTAGAACAGCAAAAGCAGCAGTTACAACACAGTGAGTTCCGCTATCGTGCGATTATTGAGGATCAAAGTGAACTGATTTGTCGTTACAGCGCCGATGGCATACTCACCTTTGTTAACGAAGTCTATTGTCGCTATTTTGGCAAAACTCCCAAAGAACTAATTGGACATCGCTTTGTCCCCCTGATTCACCCGGATGATCAAGCCGTGTTAGAAGGCTTTATTGCGGAGTTGAACCCAAACAATCCTGTAGGTATAGTCGAACACCGGGTCATTCTAGAGAGTGGTGAGATTCGCTGGCAACAATGGAGCGATCGCGCTATCTTTGACAATCAAGGTCGATTACTGGAATTCCAGGCGGTTGGACGGGATATCACTGATTGCAAATTAACTGAAGCACGCCTGCGCCAAAGTGAAGCCAGACTCAACGCGATCGTCAGCAGTACCTCCGACGGGATTATGATTGTCGATCGCCAAGGTCAAGTTCTCTTCACCAACCCAGCCGCCGCCAACTTATTAAATCAGGACGTAGAGAACTTACTCAACTATAACTTTGGACTGCCCGTTGGTGTGAATCAAACCACAGAATTGGGAATTGTTCGCGCCGATGGACAACTCAGCTTTGCTGAAATGAGTGTAGTTGAAACGGAATGGGAAGGTGAATCGGTTTTTGAGATTTGCTTGCGCGATGTCACCGAACGTCAACGGGCGGAAGCCGCCTTACGAGAAAGTGAAGAACGCTTCCGGGCAATATTTGAACAAGCCGCCGTGGGCATTGCCCTGGGGACACCATCGGGACAGTTAATTCGGGTCAATCAACGATTTTGTGACCTGGTAGGATACGAGGAATCGGAATTATTACAGCTTAGTTTCCCCGACATTACTCACCCTGATGACCGAGCCGCAGAGCTTAATGATTTAACTCAATTATTAGCAGGTCAACGTTCCACCTATTCTAGAGAAAAACGCTTTATCCGCAAAGATGGTCAATGGCAATGGGTCAATGTTGCTGTATCCCTGGTGCGAACTTGGATGGATACCCCTAATTATATTATTGGCGTCGTTGAGGATATCCAACAGCGCAAGCAAACGGAAGTCGCCCTGCAACAAGCTTTAGATGCAGCAGAAGCGGCTAATCATGGCAAAAGTGAGTTTTTGGCAAATATGAGTCATGAACTGCGTACTCCCCTCAATGCTATCCTGGGCTTTACTCAACTCATGGCAAGGGATGCATCTCTAAATCAAGATCAGCAGGATTATTTGGGCATTATTACTCGTTCGGGTGAACATTTGCTGGATTTAATCAATAATGTCC contains the following coding sequences:
- a CDS encoding PAS domain S-box protein; translation: MVSCFIDNSDSLSMAMVIELCQAISGEIRLQPLLSTLIQIAFETTEAQSVTLILPQPEGLVVAARGVRGTNPSILPLTPIESSPEIPLMLVEYVWHHPDILIVSDDTTDIKRWSMIALNLGDEGNESGFSTIRAGNKDNSETRPYNLNTQNSTRSPLSVLCAPLTVGNQGIGILYLENNQTRGVFTRDRVAIVQLLCVQAASALKNAQAYNHLENHSRILENTVEQQKQQLQHSEFRYRAIIEDQSELICRYSADGILTFVNEVYCRYFGKTPKELIGHRFVPLIHPDDQAVLEGFIAELNPNNPVGIVEHRVILESGEIRWQQWSDRAIFDNQGRLLEFQAVGRDITDCKLTEARLRQSEARLNAIVSSTSDGIMIVDRQGQVLFTNPAAANLLNQDVENLLNYNFGLPVGVNQTTELGIVRADGQLSFAEMSVVETEWEGESVFEICLRDVTERQRAEAALRESEERFRAIFEQAAVGIALGTPSGQLIRVNQRFCDLVGYEESELLQLSFPDITHPDDRAAELNDLTQLLAGQRSTYSREKRFIRKDGQWQWVNVAVSLVRTWMDTPNYIIGVVEDIQQRKQTEVALQQALDAAEAANHGKSEFLANMSHELRTPLNAILGFTQLMARDASLNQDQQDYLGIITRSGEHLLDLINNVLNMSKIEAGRISLSENSFDLYSLVDSIAEMLRLKALSKGVQLMVERTANVPNYGMADEGKLRQILINLVGNAVKFTSQGRVILRVQEISDRITAPTNTDTQSRLFFEVEDTGVGIPPDELDTLFQAFVQTKTSQRSQSGTGLGLAISRRFVQLMGGDITINSTPGQGTLVKFDIPIGIVLQDQTPRQPLSQQVIGIAPDQPNYRILVVEDQWANRKPLVKFLESLGLDVREADNGQVAVAIWEHWHPHLIWLDMRMPVMNGYEATQLIKSHPLGKTTVIIALTASAFDEERTAILDAGCDDFVAKPFRTDAILEKMGQHLGLRYRYENAAPPSSDAETPILTPEDLKVMPTNWIAQLHQAAIQLNNKQIIQLIEQIPPEQMLFAKALTDLVNNFRCDVIMDIAHKAIS